A window of the Pararge aegeria chromosome 2, ilParAegt1.1, whole genome shotgun sequence genome harbors these coding sequences:
- the LOC120628147 gene encoding replication termination factor 2 produces MGCDGGTIPRRDELVRLKKKPEQKDKDAERSFKWRNCTLSQQPLQEPVVACGLGRLYSKSSVLEALLDKESKPESISHIKNLKDIKDLNLFKNPAYIKTEHTEGAVGEGSAPYICPISGLEMAGKFRFVFLWSCGCALAERAFKEVRQNICHMCQKSFTDNDVIVLNGNDEDIELLKEKMTVRVANRKTKKTKSDKTTTKTKTDTTEETPSTSTEVKIEKEDESVNGEDKIKKETDVPANESKVKTEIDTIPLSIPKFNPNKQTRGHFGSSKRAHPTQLAQDPSYKKTKKEYSIAKDPQSSEVYKSIFTSHKNEQDQQRAHWVTYNPFYN; encoded by the exons atgggTTGTGATGGCGGTACTATTCCACGCAGAGATGAACTTGTTCGTCTGAAAAAGAAACCAGAACAG AAAGACAAAGATGCTGAACGCTCATTCAAATGGCGCAATTGCACTCTGTCACAGCAACCGCTGCAGGAACCAGTTGTTGCTTGTGGTCTTGGCAGGCTGTACAGCAAGAGCTCTGTGTTGGAAGCATTGCTTGACAAGGAGAGTAAACCAGAATCTATCAGTCACATAAAGAATCTTAAG GATATCAAAGATCTAAACCTGTTTAAGAACCCAGCATATATCAAAACAGAGCACACTGAGGGTGCAGTAGGCGAGGGCAGTGCACCATACATCTGTCCCATCAGTGGGCTTGAGATGGCTGGCAAGTTCAGATTTGTTTTTCTGTGGAGCTGTGGCTGTGCGCTCGCTGAGAGGGCCTTTAAGGAAGTTAGGCAAAACATTTGCCATATG TGTCAAAAATCTTTCACAGACAATGACGTCATTGTACTCAACGGAAACGATGAAGACATTGAACTGCTTAAGGAAAAAATGACAGTCAGGGTCGCAAACAGGAAGACtaagaaaacaaaatcagacaAAACAACAACCAAGACTAAAACTGATACCACAGAGGAAACTCCTTCAACATCTACCGAAGTTAAGATAGAAAAAGAAGATGAGAGTGTGAATGGGGaagataagattaaaaaagaGACAGATGTACCGGCCAATGAAAGTAAAGTGAAGACGGAAATTGACACAATACCTTTATCTATACCGAAATTTAATCCTAATAAACAGACACGAGGCCACTTTGGTTCATCAAAACGGGCGCATCCAACTCAGTTAGCGCAGGACCCATCTTACAAGAAAACTAAAAAGGAATACAGTATAGCGAAAGACCCTCAAAGCAGTGAGGTGTATAAGTCAATATTTACTTCGCACAAGAATGAGCAGGACCAACAGAGAGCCCATTGGGTTACGTACAATCCATTTTATAACTAA
- the LOC120630527 gene encoding pre-rRNA-processing protein esf2-like — MPTPDIERVPENGSDCDSNAENNCNELSDSEPVNVKKTRKRGIIYLSTIPPYMNVAKIREIFSQYGDVGRIYLQSSSKPGEKRRMRKPNLFTEGWVEFEKKSVAKSVTANLNNTKIGTRKRSRYYDMIWNIKYIPRFKWIHLSERLTYERAAMKQRLQAEISQAKKEAHYLQTNVEKSKKLKKKKNLANE, encoded by the exons ATGCCAACACCTGATATTGAGCGGGTACCGGAAAATGGTTCGGATTGCGATTCAAATGCAGAAAATAACTGTAATGAATTATCAGACTCTGAACCAGTAAACGTTAAGAAAACAAGAAAGCGTGGAATTATCTATCTATCAACGATTCCTCCTTACATGAACGTAGCTAAGATAAGAGAAATTTTCAGTCAGTATGGAGATGTAGGAAGGATATATTTACAATCTAGTTCCA AACCTGGCGAGAAAAGGAGAATGCGAAAACCAAATTTATTCACAGAGGGTTGGGTAGAGTTCGAAAAGAAAAGTGTTGCAAAATCAGTTACAGCTAACttgaataatacaaaaattgGTACAAGAAAAAGGTCGCGTTACTATGATATGATTTGGAATATCAAATACATTCCAAGATTTAAATGGATCCATTTGAGTGAACGTCTAACATATGAAAGGGCTGCAATGAAACAACGACTTCAAGCTGAAATATCTCAAGCAAAGAAGGAAGCACATTACTTACAAACAAATGTTGAGAAGAGTAAgaaattgaaaaagaaaaaaaacttagctaatgaataa